In a single window of the Labrus mixtus chromosome 20, fLabMix1.1, whole genome shotgun sequence genome:
- the LOC132954501 gene encoding uncharacterized protein LOC132954501, whose protein sequence is MKQILTWQTFPSYDQEITVIQVMGFTEHVSPRVSITWIVSAVFISVSRAMELHTVPQVIAQCGDNVTLTCEARPSRPMDIKVFSWVFKNRTKCEYENGLPPHKGQCENSPQNTLKLTLTNVMPVDTGKYLCKIRSTVGGKWSPTQVTVQECAASRNYSINSTQATCWFSCHFPLCNVHWSQGDLNLTDSARTEIQMDQYERQFVVSTIDLEPKHLDQSYQCRLWPPSDINRLSFQTMTRTSTGHMFTLQWICAMVEILLLTFLT, encoded by the exons ATGAAGCAGATATTAACCTGGCAGACGTTTCCTAGTTATGATCAGGAGATCACCGTG ATCCAAGTGATGGGATTCACTGAGCATGTTTCCCCACGGGTTTCTATCACCTGGATAGTTTCAGCAGTCTTCATATCTG TCAGTCGGGCAATGGAGCTGCACACTGTTCCCCAGGTGATAGCACAATGTGGAGACAACGTGACACTGACCTGTGAGGCAAGACCATCAAGACCCATGGACATTAAAGTATTTTCATGGGTGtttaaaaacaggacaaagTGTGAATATGAAAATGGTCTTCCTCCACATAAGGGTCAGTGTGAAAACAGTCCCCAAAACACACTCAAGCTGACTCTCACCAACGTGATGCCAGTCGACACGGGAAAGTACCTCTGCAAGATACGCTCCACTGTTGGAGGAAAGTGGTCCCCTACACAAGTGACAGTACAAG AATGTGCCGCGAGTCGAAACTACTCCATCAATAGTACTCAGGCTACGTGTTGGTTCAGTTGCCATTTTCCCCTCTGCAACGTCCACTGGTCCCAAGGAGACTTAAACTTAACAGACTCTGCCAGAACAGAGATCCAGATGGACCAGTATGAAAGGCAATTTGTCGTCAGCACAATCGATTTGGAGCCAAAACATCTCGATCAGTCTTATCAATGCCGTCTGTGGCCACCTTCTGACATCAACCGTCTCTCCTTTCAAACAATGACGCGGACTTCAACAGGACACATGTTCACACTGCAGTGGATCTGTGCAATGGTGGAGATCCTTCTGTTGACATTTCTAACTTAG